A genomic stretch from Penicillium digitatum chromosome 4, complete sequence includes:
- a CDS encoding Putative 26S proteosomal regulatory subunit, translated as MESKIPDFLLEQQAQGSPETQPYFLTFEDYWERKLWHQLTDSLVEFFRMPESAPHRLALFKTFVLSFADRVNQLKFVSLGLMAATECTDDQERLAFLTSLATKTDTADTQDAYVYALADVANVKLSLKDLDGAQIDLATCQRVLDTFDSVETVVHASFYKVNADYYHSKQEFASFYKNALLYLACIDLEELTETERVSRAYNLSVAALVSETIYNFGELLLHPILDSLTQTPHNWLRELLFAFNRGDLAAYDVLAGNISKNKLLESHRLFLYQKISLSALTEMVFHRPPHDRSLSFQAIASETKVQPDEIEHLVMKALSLGLLRGSIDQVAQVAQIHWVQPKVLDMKQIDGMRNRLKEWDAGVNQLGHWIEGAGKDVWAA; from the exons ATGGAGTCCAAGATCCCCGACTTCTTGCTCGAGCAGCAAGCACAAGGAAGCCCAGAGACACAACCCTACTTCCTCACCTTCGAAGATTACTGGGAACGCAAACTATGGCACCAGCTTACAGACTCGTTGGTCGAGTTCTTCCGCATGCCAGAGAGTGCTCCGCATCGCTTAGCCCTGTTTAAGACCTTCGTGCTCAGTTTCGCCGACCGGGTCAACCAGCTCAAGTTTGTGTCACTAGGGTTGATGGCAGCAACAGAATGCACAG ATGACCAAGAACGACTGGCTTTCCTCACATCCCTCGCTACCAAGACGGATACGGCCGACACACAGGATGCATATGTCTATGCGCTCGCTGACGTGGCTAACGTCAAGCTGTCGCTGAAGGATCTGGACGGAGCACAGATAGACCTGGCCACCTGCCAGCGGGTGCTAGACACGTTCGACTCGGTCGAGACCGTTGTGCACGCATCATTCTACAAAGTAAACGCGGACTACTACCAC TCTAAGCAAGAATTTGCATCCTTCTACAAAAACGCCCTTCTCTACCTTGCCTGCATCGACCTGGAAGAACTCACCGAGACTGAGCGCGTATCGCGCGCATACAACCTCAGCGTAGCGGCCCTGGTATCCGAGACGATCTACAACTTCGGAGAGCTCCTCCTGCACCCGATTCTGGACTCACTGACCCAGACCCCGCACAACTGGCTCCGCGAGCTTCTCTTCGCCTTCAACCGGGGCGACCTGGCTGCTTACGACGTGCTGGCTGGGAACATCAGCAAGAACAAGCTACTGGAGTCACACCGGCTATTCCTGTACCAGAAGATCTCGCTCTCGGCACTGACGGAGATGGTCTTccaccgtccccctcatgaccgctctctctccttccAGGCTATCGCGTCCGAGACTAAGGTGCAGCCCGATGAGATCGAGCATCTCGTTATGAAGGCTTTGTCGCTGGGTTTGCTGCGTGGATCTATTGATCAGGTTGCTCAGGTCGCACAGATCCACTGGGTTCAGCCTAAGGTTCTGGATATGAAGCAGATTGATGGCATGCGAAACCGTCTTAAGGAATGGGATGCCGGTGTCAACCAGCTCGGTCATTGGATTGAGGGGGCGGGTAAGGATGTGTGGGCTGCATAG
- a CDS encoding Rhomboid protein 2, with protein sequence MALFRIDLLSLWLLLFRLATAATPVPTKDGFCFKYLIQGYDTCALIAKAHDITEADIESFNKNTWAWLGCGRLYQGDFICLSAGKPPMPMALPHATCGPQVPGTTRPAHWADLAGMNPCVASQCCASWGQCGATDLYCQNYRAPPAGPTATVKGATEAPKSTASSNAKATGAKLSTDTGTGSNPTSNPDSNPNSMLSSTTVKATKITTATKQATTTIAKAAPEPSVSQYPWTAPWEITLYSQLGCEGDYYHLEGYNKEFLDDKGCLALHGGLNSKFTETGVTCKWWTDNSFTWSSCDASKLEKPQSWILKNGYCSAFSKKDCDCFDGVTMYYQPKGCHNRTGIDTPNFAALQCSINGV encoded by the exons ATGGCTCTCTTTCGAATCGACCTTCTTTCGCTATGGCTTCTCCTATTCCGTCTCGCGACAGCCGCCACTCCAGTTCCAACCAAAGACGGCTTTTGTTTTAAATACCTTATCCAAGGTTATGATACCTGTGCCCTGATTGCCAAAGCACACGACATCACCGAAGCCGACATCGAAAGCTTCAATAAAAACACCTGGGCATGGCTCGGATGCGGACGGCTATATCAGGGCGACTTCATCTGTCTCAGCGCAGGGAAACCTCCAATGCCAATGGCCCTTCCTCATGCCACCTGTGGTCCACAAGTGCCCGGAACAACACGTCCAGCACACTGGGCCGATCTCGCCGGAATGAACCCATGTGTCGCGTCTCAGTGT TGTGCTTCCTGGGGCCAATGTGGTGCCACCGATCTATATTGCCAAAACTACCGTGCACCCCCTGCCGGTCCTACAGCCACCGTGAAAGGAGCGACAGAGGCTCCGAAATCCACAGCTTCTAGCAATGCAAAGGCAACCGGGGCCAAGCTATCCACCGATACCGGCACCGGTTCAAACCCGACCTCCAACCCCGATTCCAATCCAAATTCCATGCTCAGCTCTACCACCGTCAAGGCTACGAAAATCACTACCGCAACTAAGCAAGCTACCACTACAATCGCAAAAGCAGCCCCTGAACCAAGCGTATCTCAATACCCTTGGACGGCACCGTGGGAGATCACATTATACAGTCAATTGGGCTGCGAGGGCGATTACTACCATCTCGAGGGGTATAATAAGGAATTCCTCGATGACAAAGGCTGCTTGGCGCTCCATGGTGGTCTCAATAGCAAGTTCACCGAGACGGGCGTTACCTGTAAATGGTGGACGGACAATAGCTTCACATGGAGTAGTTGTGATGCGAGCAAGCTTGAGAAACCTCAATCCTGGATCCTCAAGAATGGGTATTGCTCGGCCTTCAGTAAGAAGGATTGTGATTGCTTTGATGGTGTGACTATGTATTATCAACCAAAAGGGTGTCATAATAGGACGGGGATTGATACGCCTAATTTTGCTGCTTTGCAGTGCTCGATCAACGGAGTCTAA